A portion of the Calothrix sp. 336/3 genome contains these proteins:
- a CDS encoding WcaF family extracellular polysaccharide biosynthesis acetyltransferase, with protein sequence MRLDSYKVGNYTTGATYGKQLLWYFLGFPLVKSYLLPFSGFKVRILRFFGAKIGQGVRIKPGVKVKFPWRLNLGDYVWIGENTWIDNLAPVIVESHVCISQGVYLCTGNHDWSNSNFQLITAPIHIQEGSWIAAKSVIGPGVTVGKGAILSLGSVTGKSLEPMMIYTGNPAKIMKKRSIITDNLNLTQEEISSI encoded by the coding sequence ATGCGTTTAGATAGCTATAAGGTTGGTAACTACACCACTGGAGCTACCTATGGTAAACAGTTACTATGGTATTTTCTCGGTTTTCCTTTAGTAAAAAGTTATTTGCTACCTTTTTCTGGGTTTAAAGTCAGAATATTACGTTTTTTCGGGGCAAAAATTGGGCAAGGTGTGCGAATAAAACCTGGTGTGAAAGTTAAATTTCCCTGGCGTTTAAATTTGGGTGATTATGTATGGATTGGTGAAAATACTTGGATAGATAATTTAGCTCCTGTGATTGTTGAAAGTCATGTCTGCATTTCCCAGGGTGTTTATCTTTGCACAGGTAATCATGACTGGAGTAACTCTAATTTCCAATTAATAACAGCACCCATTCATATCCAAGAAGGTAGCTGGATTGCAGCAAAATCTGTGATTGGTCCCGGTGTCACTGTTGGTAAGGGAGCAATCTTAAGTTTAGGAAGTGTCACTGGCAAATCTCTAGAACCTATGATGATTTATACAGGTAATCCAGCAAAGATTATGAAAAAAAGAAGTATAATAACTGATAACTTGAATTTAACTCAGGAAGAAATTTCAAGTATTTGA
- a CDS encoding DUF6745 domain-containing protein — translation MSANLQKLTPQQIAQIPIYQQKWRNVALSTAEIDREKTIDAINLAYDFCGLEQPQVVFSKSPYSAMNKVLPELESLIQNSVSYKVKHLFNQAWNLFAQQSAHSNQQQNLKRPSEISIHLHTTFYFKFIEYMKVAQEQLQIDLAEVLELKLDVNLAGLFHSLQEQLQEKYDSNFIPGVNFCSYASWLDFWSSEFNYTGDKDFIHLVKILATSCPWIFPYQKVVVVCDRPRKISFNSEQRLHSEGEPAIEFADGYRVYAYSGVILPDKYGVTHPHQWQPHWLLTETNAEVRRVLMQGIGYARIMQELQATELDNYREYTLLKVNSQIDIEPIYLLKMHCPSTGLIHVLRVPPNTKSAKEAITWVNWGIAPEDFVLQT, via the coding sequence ATGTCAGCAAATTTACAAAAATTGACCCCTCAACAAATAGCTCAGATTCCTATTTATCAGCAAAAATGGCGAAATGTGGCACTTTCTACCGCAGAAATTGATAGAGAAAAGACGATTGATGCTATTAACTTAGCTTATGATTTCTGTGGACTCGAACAACCACAAGTTGTTTTCTCTAAAAGTCCCTATTCTGCTATGAATAAGGTTTTGCCAGAATTGGAATCTTTGATTCAGAATTCCGTGAGTTATAAAGTCAAGCATTTATTTAATCAAGCTTGGAACTTATTTGCTCAACAATCTGCCCATAGTAACCAGCAGCAAAATTTAAAGAGACCAAGTGAGATTAGTATCCATTTACATACAACATTTTACTTCAAATTTATTGAATATATGAAGGTTGCCCAAGAGCAACTACAGATAGATTTGGCAGAAGTTTTGGAACTAAAATTAGATGTCAATTTAGCAGGTTTATTTCATTCTTTACAGGAGCAACTTCAGGAAAAATATGATAGTAACTTTATTCCTGGAGTCAATTTTTGTAGTTATGCCAGTTGGTTAGATTTCTGGAGTAGTGAGTTCAACTATACTGGAGATAAAGATTTTATCCATCTAGTCAAAATCCTAGCTACCTCTTGCCCTTGGATTTTCCCCTATCAAAAAGTAGTTGTGGTGTGCGATCGCCCTCGCAAAATTTCCTTTAATAGCGAACAACGTCTGCATTCAGAAGGGGAACCCGCGATTGAGTTTGCCGATGGATACCGAGTATACGCCTATTCTGGAGTGATTTTACCAGATAAATATGGTGTCACCCACCCGCACCAATGGCAACCCCATTGGTTACTCACTGAAACAAATGCAGAAGTGCGACGGGTTCTAATGCAAGGTATTGGTTATGCCCGAATTATGCAAGAATTACAAGCAACGGAACTTGATAATTATCGAGAATATACCCTATTAAAAGTTAACTCTCAAATAGATATTGAACCCATCTATCTACTCAAAATGCATTGCCCTAGTACGGGTTTGATTCATGTTTTGCGTGTTCCCCCAAATACGAAATCAGCTAAGGAAGCAATCACGTGGGTAAATTGGGGTATTGCTCCTGAGGATTTTGTTCTGCAAACATGA
- a CDS encoding M28 family peptidase: MQKCLWRLFLMLIVVTTVAITLIWGQTKISPSAVNPHTHPPALPPQSVSKFPQVSSQGLFNHVERLNFRRYTPEERSRTRKYIIQQLQKFGWQAQLQRFDTGINIVATKPGTDTQAGKILIAAHYDTVEVSPGADDNSSGIAVLLEIARLYKNQPTIRTLELAFFDQEEAGLLGSKAFTTEKQNLDSLQAVIVMDMIGYACYTDSCQQYPTSLLISPPSKYGDFIAVVGDTEHLPLLNSFNHISTEKLPPVFTLPVPLKGLLSPDTLRSDHAPFWVQGIGAVLITDTANLRTPYYHQSTDIPANINQKFFTGVAQIVVNVTTEILNHRDSFKTPQT, encoded by the coding sequence CTCCCAGTGCAGTCAATCCCCATACCCATCCCCCAGCATTACCTCCCCAGTCAGTCTCGAAATTTCCCCAAGTTTCATCCCAGGGATTATTTAACCATGTAGAGCGATTAAACTTCCGTCGCTATACACCAGAGGAGCGATCGCGCACTCGCAAGTATATTATTCAACAACTACAAAAATTTGGCTGGCAAGCTCAACTGCAAAGATTTGACACGGGTATAAATATTGTTGCGACTAAACCCGGAACCGATACCCAAGCCGGTAAGATTCTCATTGCAGCCCATTATGATACGGTGGAGGTGTCTCCAGGTGCGGATGATAACAGTAGTGGAATTGCTGTACTTTTAGAAATAGCACGTCTCTATAAGAACCAACCAACTATCAGAACTCTGGAATTAGCTTTTTTTGATCAGGAAGAAGCCGGATTATTAGGTAGTAAAGCCTTCACAACCGAAAAACAAAATTTAGATAGTCTACAGGCTGTGATTGTCATGGATATGATTGGTTATGCTTGTTACACCGATTCTTGCCAACAATATCCCACCAGCTTACTCATATCACCCCCCAGTAAATATGGTGATTTTATCGCAGTGGTAGGAGATACGGAACATTTACCCTTACTGAATAGTTTTAATCATATCTCTACCGAGAAATTACCACCCGTGTTTACCTTACCAGTACCTCTAAAAGGTTTGCTTTCACCTGATACCCTTCGTAGCGATCATGCACCCTTTTGGGTACAAGGAATTGGAGCAGTCTTAATAACTGATACAGCCAATCTCCGTACACCTTACTATCATCAAAGTACTGATATTCCAGCAAATATTAATCAAAAATTCTTTACAGGTGTGGCTCAAATTGTAGTTAATGTAACTACAGAAATACTCAATCACCGGGATAGTTTCAAAACTCCTCAAACTTAA
- a CDS encoding ISAzo13 family transposase, with translation MQLTENLKSLYIKTAKKLKGSDRRQFMAEVVKGLGIGGQTLVERELGWNRRTIRKGMQELESGQPFIDGFERSGRRRVETKLPNLLSDIKSLVDPQSQTDPSFKSIRLYTRMTASEVRRQLIEQCGYSDEELPSSETIRRRLNDLGYTLKRVLKTKPTKKIPETEAIFEQVEQINTEADNDPHTLRISIDAKVAVKVGEFDRGGKTRVPTISLDHDFAPETTLIPYGIFLPEYNELFLFFVSSKLTADCIVDIVESWWQSIKHRFTHIQKLVINQDNGPENHSRRTQFMKRIIDFATSSKLSLQLAYYPPYHSKYNPVERCFGWLEQHWNGSLVDTVEAVLNFAKTLTFKGQNPVVTLVEKVYSTGVKLTNKAMAEVEKQIYRLPNLRKWFVEVFAKPA, from the coding sequence ATTCAACTCACCGAAAATCTAAAATCTCTTTACATCAAAACAGCGAAAAAACTCAAGGGAAGCGACCGACGACAATTCATGGCAGAAGTGGTCAAAGGGTTGGGAATAGGTGGACAGACTTTAGTAGAACGTGAATTGGGGTGGAATAGACGCACTATCCGTAAAGGGATGCAGGAGTTAGAGAGTGGTCAGCCTTTTATTGATGGTTTCGAGCGTAGTGGACGTAGGCGGGTGGAAACAAAATTACCAAACTTGTTGTCGGATATTAAATCTTTAGTAGACCCACAAAGCCAAACTGACCCCAGCTTTAAAAGTATCCGTTTATATACACGCATGACTGCAAGTGAAGTACGTCGTCAGCTAATTGAACAATGTGGTTATAGTGACGAAGAACTACCTTCATCAGAGACAATTCGACGACGATTGAATGATTTGGGTTATACCTTAAAACGAGTTCTTAAAACTAAGCCTACCAAGAAGATTCCAGAAACAGAAGCCATTTTTGAACAAGTCGAGCAAATCAATACTGAAGCTGATAATGATCCTCATACTCTGCGAATCTCCATTGATGCGAAGGTGGCAGTTAAAGTTGGAGAATTTGACAGAGGTGGAAAAACTCGCGTACCGACTATCTCCCTAGACCATGATTTTGCTCCAGAAACAACCCTTATTCCCTACGGAATTTTTTTACCTGAATACAACGAATTATTTCTATTTTTCGTTTCTTCAAAATTGACTGCTGATTGTATTGTTGACATAGTTGAAAGCTGGTGGCAAAGCATTAAACATCGATTTACTCACATTCAAAAACTGGTAATTAATCAAGATAATGGACCAGAAAATCATTCCCGTCGTACCCAATTCATGAAGCGCATTATTGACTTTGCTACATCGTCTAAACTGTCATTGCAACTTGCTTATTATCCCCCTTATCATAGCAAATATAATCCAGTGGAGCGTTGTTTTGGCTGGTTAGAGCAGCATTGGAATGGTAGTTTAGTTGACACTGTTGAAGCGGTACTGAATTTCGCTAAAACCCTTACCTTTAAAGGACAAAATCCAGTGGTGACTCTAGTTGAAAAAGTCTATTCTACTGGGGTTAAGCTGACAAACAAAGCGATGGCGGAAGTCGAAAAACAGATTTATCGTCTTCCCAATCTCAGAAAATGGTTTGTGGAAGTTTTTGCTAAACCAGCATAA
- a CDS encoding YdcF family protein, whose amino-acid sequence MKQCYLLWRKYYSLTLISLFLSLVLIIPFKIAIAIHQVPLPQAFLVLGGDPNRETYAAQLAQWYPNLDIWVSSGPNDVQTKNTFVSSNILREKLHIDNRAVDSVTNFTTLVSDFKRHKIQHLYLITSDYHMSRAKAIATLVLGSHGIAFTPLSVPSDRHTPESNLRIIRDMTRSVLWIFTGYTGAKI is encoded by the coding sequence ATGAAACAGTGTTATTTACTCTGGAGAAAATACTATTCTTTAACTTTAATTAGTCTTTTTCTCAGCCTAGTATTAATTATTCCTTTCAAAATAGCGATCGCCATTCATCAAGTACCTCTACCTCAGGCTTTTTTAGTACTAGGTGGTGATCCAAATCGAGAGACATATGCTGCTCAATTAGCTCAATGGTATCCTAATTTGGATATTTGGGTGTCTTCCGGTCCTAATGACGTACAAACAAAAAATACTTTTGTTTCGTCTAATATACTTAGGGAAAAACTACATATTGATAATCGTGCAGTAGATTCGGTAACAAACTTTACAACTCTTGTGAGCGATTTTAAACGACATAAAATTCAACATTTATACTTAATTACTTCTGATTATCATATGTCTAGAGCTAAGGCGATCGCCACTTTAGTTCTCGGAAGTCATGGAATTGCCTTTACACCACTATCTGTACCTTCAGATAGACACACACCAGAATCGAATCTAAGAATTATTCGTGATATGACTCGCTCCGTTCTCTGGATATTTACTGGATATACTGGAGCGAAAATCTAG